Proteins from a genomic interval of Medicago truncatula cultivar Jemalong A17 chromosome 3, MtrunA17r5.0-ANR, whole genome shotgun sequence:
- the LOC25491116 gene encoding linoleate 13S-lipoxygenase 2-1, chloroplastic, which yields MTLLLKKPHVHRPYTINNASLPSYIRRKYSHSCYSKSNWFLKSSLSLSSISISTSKKVVCPSIVMATKSSNETKSHNVKALVTLKQSDGGLIKNIVTGIVGNKHLVLELVSAELDPRTNSKKETIKGKAHETEKKENEVQYEATFELPVDFGNVGAVLVENEHDKEIFLKNIVLDGFPDGPVHLTCQSWIQPKHDTPTKRVFFTNKMYLPSQTPSGLRKLREDELIELRGNGEGEKKSSDRIYDYDVYNDLGDPETNIKLKRPVLGGTKQYPYPRRCRTGRKHSNTDPSYETRDSDFYVPRDEAFAEIKDIQFNTTTASSGVKTILQSLDTILTDINLGFDSFEDIDELYKQGFPLPSSLGSNNLTLLQKAIPRLIKVAHDSQNLLRFDTPEALKRDKFFWLSDEEFARETLAGVNPNSIQLVKEWPLRSKLESQIYGPPESAITKEVVESQIIGYTTVEEAIQEKKLFVLDYHDLYLPYVSKVREMKNTTLYGSRTLFFLTKQGTLKPLVIELTRPIIGDKPQWKQIFTPASDSTNLWLWRLAKAHVLAHDTGYHELISHWLRTHCVVEPFVIATNRQLSTMHPVYKLLHPHLRYTLQINALGREILISSYGVIESTFFTKKYSMELSSVAYDKLWQFDLQGLPNDLLHRGMAVEDPSAQHGLKLAIEDYPFANDGLLIWDAIKQWVTDYVNHYYPNPSIIESDQELQAWWTEVRTKGHGDKSEEPWWPNLKTQKDLIDIITTIAWVASAHHSATNFAQYAYGGYFPNRPTIARNNMPTEDPTKEEWEKFLNKPEQTLLECFPSQIQATLVMTILNLLSYHSPDEEYLGQLIEPSWAENPAIKVAFERFNGRLKEIEVIIDSRNANSNFKNRNGAGIVPYELMKPFSGPGVTGKGVPYSISI from the exons ATGACGCTGTTGTTAAAGAAACCACATGTTCATCGACCATACACCATTAACAATGCATCTTTACCTTCCTATATAAGGAGAAAATATTCTCATAGTTGCTACAGCAAAAGTAACTGGTTCTTGAAATCTTCTTTGTCTCTAAGTAGTATTAGTATTAGTACAAGTAAAAAGGTTGTTTGTCCTTCCATTGTGATGGCAACAAAAAGTAGCAATGAGACCAAATCTCATAATGTGAAAGCTTTAGTGACGTTGAAGCAAAGTGATGGTGGTCTCATAAAGAATATTGTTACTGGTATTGTTGGTAACAAACACTTGGTTTTGGAGCTTGTTAGTGCTGAACTTGATCCAA GAACAAACTCGAAGAAAGAGACAATAAAAGGAAAAGCGCACGAAACtgagaaaaaagaaaacgaGGTGCAATATGAGGCAACATTTGAGTTACCAGTAGATTTTGGAAATGTGGGTGCTGTTTTGGTTGAGAATGAGCATGACAAAGAGATATTTCTAAAGAACATAGTCCTTGATGGTTTCCCTGATGGCCCTGTCCACCTTACTTGTCAATCATGGATTCAGCCTAAGCATGATACTCCTACAAAGAGAGTTTTCTTCACTAACAAG ATGTATTTACCATCACAAACACCAAGTGGATTAAGAAAGCTTAGAGAAGATGAgctaatagaattaagaggtaatggagaaggagaaaaaaaaagctCTGATAGAATTTATGACTATGATGTCTACAATGATCTTGGAGATCCTGAGACCAACATTAAACTCAAAAGACCTGTTCTTGGTGGCACCAAACAATATCCGTATCCAAGACGTTGTCGTACCGGTCGAAAGCATTCTAATACAG ATCCATCATATGAAACGAGAGATTCGGATTTCTATGTTCCTCGTGATGAGGCGTTTGCTGAGATAAAGGACATACAATTCAACACAACCACAGCGTCCTCAGGAGTAAAAACAATTTTGCAATCCTTGGACACAATTCTCACTGACATAAATCTTGGATTTGACAGCTTTGAAGACATAGACGAACTTTACAAACAAGGATTTCCATTACCATCATCTCTTGGATCCAATAATTTAACATTGCTCCAAAAAGCCATTCCCAGGTTGATTAAAGTTGCTCATGATAGCCAAAACCTTTTGCGCTTTGATACCCCAGAAGCACTTAAAA GAGACAAATTTTTTTGGCTATCAGATGAGGAATTTGCTAGGGAGACTTTGGCAGGGGTCAACCCAAATAGCATCCAATTAGTCAAG GAATGGCCTCTGAGAAGTAAATTAGAATCCCAAATTTATGGTCCACCAGAATCAGCTATCACGAAAGAAGTTGTCGAGTCGCAGATAATTGGTTATACCACAGTTGAAGAG GCCATTCAAGAGAAGAAATTGTTTGTACTAGACTACCATGATCTATATTTACCATATGTAAGCAAAGTGAGGGAAATGAAGAATACTACACTGTATGGATCAAGAACATTGTTCTTCCTCACCAAACAAGGCACATTGAAGCCGCTAGTCATTGAGCTCACTAGACCAATTATTGGTGACAAACCACAATGGAAACAAATCTTCACTCCTGCTTCTGATTCTACCAATCTTTGGCTTTGGAGGCTTGCAAAAGCTCATGTTCTTGCTCATGATACTGGTTACCATGAACTTATAAGCCACTG GTTGAGGACTCACTGTGTTGTAGAACCATTTGTGATTGCAACAAATAGGCAACTTAGCACCATGCATCCAGTCTACAAGTTACTGCATCCACATCTCAGATATACCTTGCAGATAAACGCACTTGGACGCGAGATTCTTATTAGTTCATATGGAGTCATTGAAAGCACATTCTTTACTAAAAAGTATTCAATGGAATTAAGTTCTGTGGCTTATGATAAGCTTTGGCAATTTGATTTGCAGGGACTACCAAATGATCTTCTCCATAG AGGAATGGCTGTGGAAGATCCTAGTGCACAACATGGACTAAAGCTAGCAATTGAAGACTACCCTTTTGCCAATGATGGTCTTCTCATATGGGATGCAATCAAACAATGGGTGACAGATTATGTCAATCATTACTATCCAAATCCAAGCATCATAGAATCTGATCAAGAGCTTCAAGCATGGTGGACAGAAGTTCGAACAAAAGGCCACGGCGACAAATCAGAAGAACCATGGTGGCCAAATCTGAAAACACAAAAAGACCTCATTGACATCATCACCACTATAGCTTGGGTAGCATCTGCACATCATTCAGCAACAAACTTCGCACAATATGCTTATGGAGGCTATTTTCCTAATAGACCAACAATTGCTAGAAACAACATGCCTACAGAAGACCCTACAAAGGAAGAATGGGAGAAATTTCTGAACAAGCCTGAGCAAACACTTTTGGAGTGTTTCCCTTCACAAATTCAAGCAACCTTAGTGATGACCATTTTGAACTTATTATCATATCATTCACCAGATGAAGAGTACTTGGGACAACTCATTGAACCATCATGGGCTGAGAATCCAGCTATAAAGGTAGCATTTGAAAGGTTTAATGGGAGATTGAAGGAAATTGAAGTTATAATAGACTCAAGAAATGCAAATAGTAATTTCAAAAATAGGAATGGAGCTGGGATAGTGCCATATGAGCTAATGAAACCATTTTCAGGACCTGGAGTCACTGGAAAAGGAGTTCCATATAGCATATCTATTTAG
- the LOC11442192 gene encoding linoleate 13S-lipoxygenase 2-1, chloroplastic isoform X1 gives MTHLLKKPHVHQSFITNSAIFSHSYKWMQNISHNNSTNSFLKSSLGKKVCVRRCGSSCIRVVMAKGSSSDTKSHHNVKALVSVKESDGGLIKNIVTGIVGNKHLILELVSAELDPKANSKGETIKGTAHETEKKENEVQYEATFEVPVDFGNVGAVLVENEHDKEIFLKNIVLDGFPDGPVHLTCQSWIQPKHDTPTKRVFFTNKMYLPSQTPSGLRKLREDELIELRGNGEGERKKSDRIYDYDVYNDLGDPDITTDLKRPVLGGTKQYPYPRRCRTGRKHSDTDPLYEERSTLDFYVPRDEAFAETKQTQFNTSAVSLGLTTIIQSLDAIVTDINLGFANFEDIEAIYKEGFQLPNLESNDSNFLQKLIPKFFKHANDSQNVVRFDTPEPYKRDRFFWFSDVEFARETLAGANPYSIQLVKEWPLKSKLDPQIYGSPESAITREIIESQMTNYSTVEEAIKEKKLFMLDYHDFYLPYVSKVREIEGTTLYGSRTLFFLTSEGILKPLAIELTRPPIDGKSQWKQVFTPNSDSTNIWLWRLAKAHVLVHDSGHHELISHWLRTHCVVEPIIIATHRQLSSIHPIFRLLHPHLRYTMEINKVAREVLINASGLLEISFFSKKYTMELSSVAYDKLWQFDLQALPNDLINRGMAVEDPNAQHGVKLIIEDYPFANDGLLIWDAIKQWVTEYVNHYYPSSETIESDQELQAWWTEIRTVGHADKSEEPWWPNLKTQNDLINIITTIAWTASAHHSAVNFTQYAYIGFFPNRPTIARKKMPTEDPTKEEWEKFMNHPEQTLLECFPSQIQATLFMIVMSILSEHSPDEEYIGQKIEPSWGENSTIKAAFEKLQRRLNEIEGIIDSRNEDRNMKNRHGAGIVPYESLKPFSGPGVTGKGVPYSISI, from the exons ATGACACATTTGTTGAAGAAGCCACATGTTCATCAATCATTCATCACTAATAGTGCAATATTCTCTCATTCATATAAATGGATGCAAAATATTTCTCACAACAATAGTACTAATTCGTTCTTGAAATCTTCTTTAGGTAAAAAGGTTTGTGTAAGAAGGTGTGGTTCTAGTTGTATAAGAGTAGTGATGGCAAAAGGAAGCAGCAGTGATACCAAATCTCATCATAATGTAAAAGCTTTAGTGAGTGTGAAGGAAAGTGATGGTGGCCTCATCAAGAATATTGTCACTGGTATTGTTGGTAACAAACATTTAATTTTGGAGTTAGTCAGTGCTGAGCTTGATCCAA AAGCAAACTCCAAGGGAGAGACAATAAAAGGAACCGCACACGAAACtgagaaaaaagaaaacgaGGTGCAATATGAGGCAACATTTGAGGTACCAGTAGATTTTGGAAATGTGGGTGCTGTTTTGGTTGAGAATGAGCATGACAAAGAGATATTTCTAAAGAACATAGTCCTTGATGGTTTCCCTGATGGCCCTGTCCACCTTACTTGTCAATCATGGATTCAGCCTAAGCATGATACTCCTACAAAGAGAGTTTTCTTCACTAACAAG ATGTATTTACCATCACAAACACCAAGTGGATTAAGAAAGCTGAGAGAAGATGAgctaatagaattaagaggaaATGGAGAAGGAGAGCGTAAGAAATCAGACAGAATCTATGATTATGATGTCTACAATGATCTTGGAGATCCTGACATAACCACTGACCTCAAAAGACCTGTTCTTGGTGGCACCAAACAATATCCATATCCTAGACGCTGTCGCACCGGTCGAAAGCATTCTGATACAG ACCCACTATATGAAGAAAGGAGTACTTTAGACTTCTATGTTCCTCGTGACGAGGCATTTGCTGAAACAAAGCAGACACAATTCAATACTTCTGCCGTATCTTTAGGCTTGACTACAATTATTCAATCCTTAGACGCAATAGTCACTGATATAAATCTTGGGTTTGCTAACTTTGAAGACATAGAAGCAATTTACAAAGAAGGATTTCAGTTACCAAATCTTGAATCCAATGACtcaaattttctccaaaaactcaTTCCGAAGTTTTTTAAGCATGCTAACGATAGCCAAAATGTTGTGCGCTTTGATACCCCGGAACCATACAAGA GGGATAGATTCTTTTGGTTTTCAGATGTGGAGTTTGCCAGAGAGACTTTGGCTGGTGCCAACCCATATAGCATCCAATTGGTTAAG GAATGGCCTTTGAAAAGTAAATTAGATCCCCAAATCTATGGTTCACCAGAATCAGCAATTACTAGAGAGATCATTGAGTCACAAATGACAAATTATAGCACAGTTGAAGAG GCTattaaagagaagaagttgtTCATGCTAGACTATCATGATTTTTACTTACCATATGTAAGCAAAGTGAGAGAGATTGAGGGAACAACATTGTATGGATCAAGAACACTATTCTTCCTCACTAGTGAAGGCATTTTGAAGCCACTAGCTATTGAGCTTACTAGACCACCTATTGATGGCAAGTCACAGTGGAAGCAAGTCTTCACACCTAATTCTGATTCCACCAATATCTGGCTTTGGAGGCTTGCCAAAGCTCATGTTCTTGTTCATGATTCTGGTCATCATGAACTTATAAGCCATTG GCTAAGAACTCATTGTGTTGTCGAACCTATTATAATTGCAACACACAGACAACTCAGTTCCATACATCCAATATTTAGATTATTGCATCCACATCTGAGATATACCATGGAAATCAATAAAGTTGCGCGTGAAGTACTCATTAATGCAAGTGGGCTCCTTGAAATATCATTCTTTTCGAAAAAGTATACCATGGAGTTAAGCTCTGTGGCATATGATAAGCTTTGGCAATTTGATTTGCAAGCACTTCCAAATGATCTTATCAATAG aggaatgGCTGTGGAAGATCCTAATGCACAACATGGAGTGAAGCTAATAATTGAAGACTACCCTTTTGCCAATGATGGTCTTCTAATATGGGATGCAATTAAACAATGGGTCACAGAATATGTCAATCATTACTATCCAAGCTCAGAGACTATAGAATCTGATCAAGAGCTCCAAGCATGGTGGACAGAAATTCGAACAGTGGGACATGCGGACAAATCTGAAGAACCATGGTGGCCAAATCTCAAAACACAAAATGATCTTATTAACATCATTACCACTATAGCTTGGACAGCATCTGCTCATCATTCAGCTGTGAACTTTACACAATATGCTTATATAGGCTTTTTCCCTAATAGACCAACCATTGCTAGAAAGAAAATGCCTACAGAAGACCCTACTAAGGAAGAATGGGAAAAATTTATGAACCATCCAGAGCAAACACTTTTGGAATGTTTTCCATCACAAATTCAAGCAACCTTATTTATGATTGTTATGAGCATATTATCGGAACATTCACCCGATGAAGAGTACATTGGACAAAAAATAGAGCCATCTTGGGGTGAGAATTCAACTATAAAGGCAGCTTTTGAAAAGTTACAAAGGAGATTGAATGAAATTGAAGGTATTATAGACTCAAGGAATGAAGATAGGAATATGAAGAATAGACATGGAGCTGGTATTGTGCCTTATGAGTCCTTAAAGCCATTTTCAGGGCCTGGAGTCACTGGAAAAGGAGTCCCATACAGCATATCCATTTAA
- the LOC11442192 gene encoding linoleate 13S-lipoxygenase 2-1, chloroplastic isoform X2 — protein MTHLLKKPHVHQSFITNSAIFSHSYKWMQNISHNNSTNSFLKSSLGKKVCVRRCGSSCIRVVMAKGSSSDTKSHHNVKALVSVKESDGGLIKNIVTGIVGNKHLILELVSAELDPTNSKGETIKGTAHETEKKENEVQYEATFEVPVDFGNVGAVLVENEHDKEIFLKNIVLDGFPDGPVHLTCQSWIQPKHDTPTKRVFFTNKMYLPSQTPSGLRKLREDELIELRGNGEGERKKSDRIYDYDVYNDLGDPDITTDLKRPVLGGTKQYPYPRRCRTGRKHSDTDPLYEERSTLDFYVPRDEAFAETKQTQFNTSAVSLGLTTIIQSLDAIVTDINLGFANFEDIEAIYKEGFQLPNLESNDSNFLQKLIPKFFKHANDSQNVVRFDTPEPYKRDRFFWFSDVEFARETLAGANPYSIQLVKEWPLKSKLDPQIYGSPESAITREIIESQMTNYSTVEEAIKEKKLFMLDYHDFYLPYVSKVREIEGTTLYGSRTLFFLTSEGILKPLAIELTRPPIDGKSQWKQVFTPNSDSTNIWLWRLAKAHVLVHDSGHHELISHWLRTHCVVEPIIIATHRQLSSIHPIFRLLHPHLRYTMEINKVAREVLINASGLLEISFFSKKYTMELSSVAYDKLWQFDLQALPNDLINRGMAVEDPNAQHGVKLIIEDYPFANDGLLIWDAIKQWVTEYVNHYYPSSETIESDQELQAWWTEIRTVGHADKSEEPWWPNLKTQNDLINIITTIAWTASAHHSAVNFTQYAYIGFFPNRPTIARKKMPTEDPTKEEWEKFMNHPEQTLLECFPSQIQATLFMIVMSILSEHSPDEEYIGQKIEPSWGENSTIKAAFEKLQRRLNEIEGIIDSRNEDRNMKNRHGAGIVPYESLKPFSGPGVTGKGVPYSISI, from the exons ATGACACATTTGTTGAAGAAGCCACATGTTCATCAATCATTCATCACTAATAGTGCAATATTCTCTCATTCATATAAATGGATGCAAAATATTTCTCACAACAATAGTACTAATTCGTTCTTGAAATCTTCTTTAGGTAAAAAGGTTTGTGTAAGAAGGTGTGGTTCTAGTTGTATAAGAGTAGTGATGGCAAAAGGAAGCAGCAGTGATACCAAATCTCATCATAATGTAAAAGCTTTAGTGAGTGTGAAGGAAAGTGATGGTGGCCTCATCAAGAATATTGTCACTGGTATTGTTGGTAACAAACATTTAATTTTGGAGTTAGTCAGTGCTGAGCTTGATCCAA CAAACTCCAAGGGAGAGACAATAAAAGGAACCGCACACGAAACtgagaaaaaagaaaacgaGGTGCAATATGAGGCAACATTTGAGGTACCAGTAGATTTTGGAAATGTGGGTGCTGTTTTGGTTGAGAATGAGCATGACAAAGAGATATTTCTAAAGAACATAGTCCTTGATGGTTTCCCTGATGGCCCTGTCCACCTTACTTGTCAATCATGGATTCAGCCTAAGCATGATACTCCTACAAAGAGAGTTTTCTTCACTAACAAG ATGTATTTACCATCACAAACACCAAGTGGATTAAGAAAGCTGAGAGAAGATGAgctaatagaattaagaggaaATGGAGAAGGAGAGCGTAAGAAATCAGACAGAATCTATGATTATGATGTCTACAATGATCTTGGAGATCCTGACATAACCACTGACCTCAAAAGACCTGTTCTTGGTGGCACCAAACAATATCCATATCCTAGACGCTGTCGCACCGGTCGAAAGCATTCTGATACAG ACCCACTATATGAAGAAAGGAGTACTTTAGACTTCTATGTTCCTCGTGACGAGGCATTTGCTGAAACAAAGCAGACACAATTCAATACTTCTGCCGTATCTTTAGGCTTGACTACAATTATTCAATCCTTAGACGCAATAGTCACTGATATAAATCTTGGGTTTGCTAACTTTGAAGACATAGAAGCAATTTACAAAGAAGGATTTCAGTTACCAAATCTTGAATCCAATGACtcaaattttctccaaaaactcaTTCCGAAGTTTTTTAAGCATGCTAACGATAGCCAAAATGTTGTGCGCTTTGATACCCCGGAACCATACAAGA GGGATAGATTCTTTTGGTTTTCAGATGTGGAGTTTGCCAGAGAGACTTTGGCTGGTGCCAACCCATATAGCATCCAATTGGTTAAG GAATGGCCTTTGAAAAGTAAATTAGATCCCCAAATCTATGGTTCACCAGAATCAGCAATTACTAGAGAGATCATTGAGTCACAAATGACAAATTATAGCACAGTTGAAGAG GCTattaaagagaagaagttgtTCATGCTAGACTATCATGATTTTTACTTACCATATGTAAGCAAAGTGAGAGAGATTGAGGGAACAACATTGTATGGATCAAGAACACTATTCTTCCTCACTAGTGAAGGCATTTTGAAGCCACTAGCTATTGAGCTTACTAGACCACCTATTGATGGCAAGTCACAGTGGAAGCAAGTCTTCACACCTAATTCTGATTCCACCAATATCTGGCTTTGGAGGCTTGCCAAAGCTCATGTTCTTGTTCATGATTCTGGTCATCATGAACTTATAAGCCATTG GCTAAGAACTCATTGTGTTGTCGAACCTATTATAATTGCAACACACAGACAACTCAGTTCCATACATCCAATATTTAGATTATTGCATCCACATCTGAGATATACCATGGAAATCAATAAAGTTGCGCGTGAAGTACTCATTAATGCAAGTGGGCTCCTTGAAATATCATTCTTTTCGAAAAAGTATACCATGGAGTTAAGCTCTGTGGCATATGATAAGCTTTGGCAATTTGATTTGCAAGCACTTCCAAATGATCTTATCAATAG aggaatgGCTGTGGAAGATCCTAATGCACAACATGGAGTGAAGCTAATAATTGAAGACTACCCTTTTGCCAATGATGGTCTTCTAATATGGGATGCAATTAAACAATGGGTCACAGAATATGTCAATCATTACTATCCAAGCTCAGAGACTATAGAATCTGATCAAGAGCTCCAAGCATGGTGGACAGAAATTCGAACAGTGGGACATGCGGACAAATCTGAAGAACCATGGTGGCCAAATCTCAAAACACAAAATGATCTTATTAACATCATTACCACTATAGCTTGGACAGCATCTGCTCATCATTCAGCTGTGAACTTTACACAATATGCTTATATAGGCTTTTTCCCTAATAGACCAACCATTGCTAGAAAGAAAATGCCTACAGAAGACCCTACTAAGGAAGAATGGGAAAAATTTATGAACCATCCAGAGCAAACACTTTTGGAATGTTTTCCATCACAAATTCAAGCAACCTTATTTATGATTGTTATGAGCATATTATCGGAACATTCACCCGATGAAGAGTACATTGGACAAAAAATAGAGCCATCTTGGGGTGAGAATTCAACTATAAAGGCAGCTTTTGAAAAGTTACAAAGGAGATTGAATGAAATTGAAGGTATTATAGACTCAAGGAATGAAGATAGGAATATGAAGAATAGACATGGAGCTGGTATTGTGCCTTATGAGTCCTTAAAGCCATTTTCAGGGCCTGGAGTCACTGGAAAAGGAGTCCCATACAGCATATCCATTTAA
- the LOC25491117 gene encoding linamarin synthase 2 produces the protein MVVSVLSYSQKPHVVCVPFPAQGHVNPFMQLAKILNKLGFHITFVNNEFNHKRLIKSLGHDFLKGQPDFRFETIPDGLPPSDENATQSIGGLVEGCRKHCYGPLKELVENLNNSSEVPQVTSIIYDGLMGFAVDVAKDLGIAEQQFWTASACGLMGYLQFDELIKRNMLPYKDESYITDGSLDVHLDWTPGMKNIRMRDLPSFVRTTTLDEISFVGFGLEAQQCMKSSAIIINTVKELESEVLDALMAINPNIYNIGPLQFLANNFPEKENGFKSNGSSLWKNDLTCIKWLDQWEPSSVIYINYGSIAVMSEKHFNEFAWGLANSKLPFLWINRPDLVKGKCRPLSQEFLDEVKDRGYIITWCPQSEVLAHPSVGVFLTHCGWNSSLESISEGKPMIGWPFFAEQQTNCRYISTTWGIGMDIKDDVKREEVTELVKEMIKGEKGKKKREKCVEWKKKVVEAAKPGGSSYNDFYRLLKDAYHCDAI, from the exons ATGGTGGTGTCAGTGTTGTCATACTCACAAAAGCCTCATGTAGTTTGTGTACCATTTCCAGCACAAGGTCACGTAAACCCTTTCATGCAATTAGCTAAAATCCTTAACAAACTTGGTTTCCACATAACCTTTGTGAACAATGAATTCAACCACAAACGTTTGATAAAATCTCTTGGACATGACTTTTTAAAGGGTCAACCAGATTTTAGGTTTGAGACTATACCAGATGGTTTGCCACCATCTGATGAGAATGCAACACAAAGCATTGGTGGACTTGTTGAAGGTTGTAGGAAACATTGTTATGGTCCATTGAAAGAGCTTGTGGAGAATCTTAACAATTCTTCAGAAGTTCCTCAAGTTACATCTATTATATATGATGGACTTATGGGATTTGCTGTAGATGTTGCAAAGGATTTGGGCATTGCAGAGCAACAATTTTGGACTGCTTCTGCTTGTGGGTTGATGGGATATTTGCAATTTGATGAGCTTATCAAAAGAAATATGCTTCCTTACAAAG atGAAAGTTATATTACTGATGGCTCCTTGGATGTCCATCTAGATTGGACCCCAGGAATGAAAAATATCCGAATGAGAGACCTTCCAAGCTTTGTTAGAACAACCACATTAGATGAAATCAGTTTTGTTGGTTTTGGCTTGGAAGCTCAACAATGTATGAAATCATCAGCAATCATAATTAACACAGTCAAAGAATTAGAAAGTGAAGTCCTTGATGCTCTTATGGCCATAAATCCCAACATATACAATATTGGTCCACTTCAATTTCTAGCTAACAATTTTCCTGAAAAGGAAAATGGGTTCAAATCCAATGGTTCAAGTCTTTGGAAAAATGATTTAACATGTATCAAATGGTTAGACCAATGGGAACCTAGTTCagtgatatatattaattatggaAGTATAGCTGTGATGAGTGAGAAACATTTTAATGAATTTGCTTGGGGTTTAGCAAATAGTAAATTACCATTTTTATGGATAAATAGACCAGATTTGGTAAAGGGAAAATGTCGTCCATTGTCACAAGAATTTTTAGATGAAGTTAAGGATAGAGGTTATATAATAACATGGTGTCCTCAAAGTGAAGTACTTGCTCATCCATCAGTTGGGGTATTTTTAACTCATTGTGGTTGGAATTCATCACTTGAGAGTATTTCTGAAGGTAAGCCTATGATTGGTTGGCCTTTCTTTGCTGAGCAACAAACAAATTGTAGGTATATAAGCACAACTTGGGGGATAGGGATGGATATTAAGGATGATGTGAAAAGAGAAGAGGTAACTGAACTTGTGAAGGAAATGATCAAGGGTGAAAAGgggaagaaaaagagagaaaagtgtGTTGAATGGAAAAAGAAAGTAGTAGAAGCTGCTAAACCAGGAGGTTCTTCTTACAATGATTTCTATAGGTTATTAAAGGATGCTTATCATTGTGATGCTATTTAA